The following are encoded together in the Flavihumibacter fluvii genome:
- a CDS encoding NUDIX hydrolase, with protein MVVIPAAALLVVHERKLLLAYSSRKSAWYLPGGKVDAGESAEEALVREIREELNCHLDINNLGWFMEVVAPAFGEPEGYTIQQQCFFYHGNLDPQASGEISELRFFSKEAYLKEPQKVVGVLMVLDELKKEGYL; from the coding sequence ATGGTAGTGATCCCTGCAGCTGCATTGCTGGTCGTTCATGAGCGTAAGTTACTGCTGGCATACAGCAGCCGGAAATCTGCCTGGTATTTACCCGGGGGGAAAGTGGATGCCGGGGAATCAGCAGAAGAAGCGCTGGTGCGTGAAATCAGGGAGGAATTGAACTGCCACCTGGACATCAATAATCTGGGTTGGTTTATGGAGGTAGTAGCACCTGCATTTGGTGAACCCGAAGGGTATACTATCCAGCAGCAGTGTTTCTTTTACCATGGCAACCTGGACCCACAGGCCTCGGGGGAAATAAGCGAACTGCGTTTCTTCTCAAAAGAAGCCTATTTGAAGGAACCCCAAAAAGTAGTGGGCGTATTAATGGTGCTGGATGAATTAAAAAAGGAAGGCTATTTATGA
- a CDS encoding DNA-directed RNA polymerase subunit alpha, with amino-acid sequence MAILNFQKPDKIVLQKANDFEAQFEFRPLEPGYGVTIGNALRRVLLSSLEGFAIVGIRIEGADHEFATIKGVTEDLTDIILNLKQVRFKKTIDTEVTNEKIVLHIKGKSEFTAGMIQEGTQSFQIMNPEQLICTMDPSAKLEIELTIGKGRGYVPAEDNKMKDAPLGFIPIDSIYTPIKNVKYSIENTRVEQRTDFEKLIMDVSTDGTIHPEEAVKQASRILIQHLMIITDENITFDNKEEKKEDLVDEQTLQLRKVLKTPLEDLDLSVRAFNCLKAAKINSLSELVQYEQEDLMKFRNFGQKSLAEIEQVLHERGLSFGMDLAKLGIDKED; translated from the coding sequence ATGGCCATTTTAAACTTTCAGAAACCCGACAAAATCGTATTGCAGAAAGCAAATGATTTTGAAGCACAATTTGAATTTCGTCCATTGGAACCAGGTTACGGTGTAACCATCGGTAATGCCCTGCGCAGGGTATTGCTGAGTTCACTGGAGGGATTCGCGATCGTGGGTATCAGGATTGAAGGGGCTGACCATGAATTTGCCACTATTAAGGGTGTTACAGAAGACCTGACCGACATCATCCTTAACCTGAAGCAGGTTCGTTTCAAAAAAACTATTGACACCGAAGTGACCAATGAGAAGATCGTTCTGCACATAAAAGGCAAGAGCGAATTCACTGCCGGTATGATCCAGGAGGGTACACAAAGCTTCCAGATCATGAATCCCGAGCAGTTGATCTGCACCATGGATCCTTCAGCCAAGCTGGAAATTGAATTAACCATCGGCAAAGGCCGCGGTTATGTTCCTGCTGAAGACAATAAAATGAAAGATGCCCCACTGGGTTTTATTCCTATCGACTCTATTTATACGCCCATCAAGAATGTGAAGTATAGTATCGAGAATACCCGTGTGGAACAAAGGACAGATTTCGAAAAGCTGATCATGGACGTGTCTACCGATGGTACCATCCATCCGGAAGAAGCTGTTAAACAAGCTTCCCGTATCCTGATCCAGCACCTGATGATCATTACTGATGAGAACATCACTTTCGATAATAAGGAAGAGAAAAAAGAAGACCTGGTAGACGAACAAACCCTGCAGCTACGTAAAGTGCTGAAGACCCCACTGGAAGACCTGGATCTTTCTGTTCGTGCCTTCAACTGCCTGAAAGCCGCAAAAATCAACTCCCTCAGCGAACTGGTTCAGTACGAGCAGGAAGACCTGATGAAATTCCGCAACTTCGGCCAGAAATCACTGGCAGAGATCGAGCAGGTACTGCACGAGCGCGGACTCAGCTTCGGTATGGACCTCGCGAAACTGGGGATTGATAAGGAAGACTGA
- the rpsM gene encoding 30S ribosomal protein S13, whose product MARIAGVDLPKNKRGEIGLTYIFGIGRSTAQYILSKSNISFEKKVNEWNDDELAAIRNTINEEFKVEGQLRSEVQMSIKRLLDIACYRGLRHRKGLPLRGQRTKTNSRTRKGKRKTVAGKKKAPKK is encoded by the coding sequence ATGGCTCGTATTGCCGGTGTTGATTTACCAAAAAACAAAAGAGGGGAAATAGGTCTGACCTACATCTTCGGTATTGGCCGTTCTACTGCCCAGTACATTCTTAGCAAATCAAATATCAGTTTTGAGAAGAAAGTAAATGAGTGGAACGATGATGAATTGGCCGCTATCCGTAACACCATAAACGAAGAGTTTAAGGTGGAAGGTCAGCTTCGCTCTGAGGTTCAGATGAGTATCAAGCGTTTGCTCGATATCGCCTGTTACCGTGGATTGCGTCACCGTAAAGGGTTACCGCTTCGTGGTCAGCGTACCAAAACGAACAGCCGTACCCGTAAAGGAAAGCGCAAGACTGTTGCTGGTAAAAAGAAGGCTCCTAAGAAATAA
- the ykgO gene encoding type B 50S ribosomal protein L36, with protein MKVRASIKKRSVDCKIVRRKGKLYVINKKNPRYKQRQG; from the coding sequence ATGAAAGTTCGTGCATCGATCAAAAAACGCAGCGTTGATTGCAAGATCGTGAGAAGAAAAGGCAAGCTGTACGTGATTAACAAAAAGAATCCGCGTTACAAGCAGAGACAAGGGTAA
- the rpsK gene encoding 30S ribosomal protein S11, with translation MAKQQQSAKAGGAKAAAKKRIVKVDSYGDAHISATFNNIIISLTNKNGQVISWSSAGKMGFKGSKKNTPYAAQMAASDAAKTALDAGLKRVDVFVKGPGSGREGAIRSLSQSGIEVVMIKDCTPLPHNGCRPPKKRRV, from the coding sequence ATGGCAAAACAACAACAAAGTGCTAAGGCTGGTGGAGCGAAAGCTGCCGCCAAAAAGAGAATCGTAAAAGTAGACTCGTATGGCGATGCCCATATTTCTGCTACTTTTAACAACATCATCATCAGTCTGACCAATAAAAATGGTCAGGTAATTTCCTGGTCTTCTGCGGGTAAAATGGGTTTTAAAGGTTCTAAAAAGAACACCCCGTATGCTGCCCAGATGGCTGCTTCAGACGCTGCTAAAACCGCACTCGATGCTGGTTTGAAAAGAGTAGACGTTTTTGTTAAAGGACCTGGTTCTGGTCGGGAAGGCGCAATCCGCTCCTTATCACAATCCGGTATTGAAGTGGTGATGATCAAAGACTGTACACCGTTACCGCATAACGGTTGCCGTCCACCGAAAAAACGCCGCGTATAA
- the infA gene encoding translation initiation factor IF-1, with the protein MAKQALIKQDGIIVEALSNAMFKVKLQNDHEILATISGKMRMHYIRILPGDKVGVEMSPYDLTRGRIIFRYK; encoded by the coding sequence ATGGCAAAACAAGCACTCATTAAACAGGATGGAATTATTGTTGAAGCACTTTCGAACGCAATGTTCAAAGTTAAGCTGCAAAACGACCATGAAATACTGGCCACCATTTCAGGAAAAATGAGGATGCACTATATCAGGATCCTGCCTGGCGATAAGGTAGGTGTGGAGATGAGTCCATATGATTTGACAAGGGGTAGGATTATTTTCAGATATAAATAA
- a CDS encoding Arc family DNA-binding protein, with protein sequence MSEKKSFVLRLDESMYELLEKWASDEFRSVNGQLEWIIQQQLKTVGRWKEPEKSGAVPKKK encoded by the coding sequence GTGTCTGAAAAAAAGAGTTTTGTATTAAGGCTGGATGAATCCATGTACGAGTTGCTGGAGAAATGGGCGTCGGATGAATTTCGCAGTGTTAACGGACAACTGGAGTGGATCATCCAGCAACAATTGAAAACGGTTGGCCGGTGGAAGGAACCGGAGAAGTCCGGTGCTGTTCCAAAAAAGAAATAA
- a CDS encoding SPFH domain-containing protein, producing MEKITRPVSGYLALLLVLLCIGSGVFLAMHHSDNQNKIILAIVLLLGGIFLAAGLLVNQPNQARVLTFFGKYVGTARENGLLFVNPLYKKQKISYRSENLESSRLKVNDKMGNPIEIAAVIVWKVADTYKACFEVQDFGQYVKIQSEAAVRHLATSFPYDHMEGEHVDITLRGGGDKVNELLEQELNDRLSPAGIHVEIARISHLAYAPEIAGAMLQRQQAAAIVAARFKIVEGAVGMVELALEQLSKKEIVHLDEERKAAMVSNLMVVLCGEKAATPVLNTGTLYQ from the coding sequence ATGGAAAAGATTACACGGCCCGTTTCCGGATACCTTGCTTTGTTGCTTGTTTTGCTCTGCATAGGTTCTGGAGTATTTCTTGCAATGCATCATAGTGACAATCAAAACAAGATTATTCTTGCTATTGTTCTGTTGCTTGGTGGGATTTTCCTGGCTGCCGGACTTCTGGTGAACCAGCCCAACCAGGCCCGGGTACTCACTTTTTTTGGAAAATATGTGGGTACGGCGCGGGAGAATGGGTTATTGTTTGTAAATCCATTGTATAAAAAACAAAAGATTTCCTACCGTTCTGAGAACCTGGAAAGTTCCCGGTTAAAAGTGAACGATAAGATGGGGAATCCTATTGAGATTGCCGCAGTTATAGTATGGAAAGTGGCAGATACCTATAAGGCCTGTTTTGAAGTGCAGGATTTTGGGCAATATGTAAAAATCCAAAGTGAAGCTGCCGTAAGGCACCTGGCTACCAGTTTTCCATATGACCATATGGAAGGTGAACATGTTGATATCACCTTAAGGGGTGGAGGCGATAAAGTGAATGAGTTGCTGGAGCAGGAATTAAATGACCGGCTTTCCCCTGCTGGTATCCATGTGGAAATCGCCCGGATCAGCCACCTGGCTTATGCGCCTGAAATTGCAGGTGCCATGCTGCAAAGGCAACAGGCTGCGGCTATTGTTGCTGCAAGATTCAAGATCGTGGAAGGTGCTGTTGGCATGGTCGAACTTGCATTGGAGCAATTGTCAAAAAAGGAAATTGTTCATTTGGATGAAGAAAGAAAAGCGGCTATGGTCAGTAACCTGATGGTGGTATTGTGCGGAGAGAAAGCTGCAACTCCGGTGTTAAATACCGGAACATTATATCAATAA
- a CDS encoding homogentisate 1,2-dioxygenase — translation MPHYHSLGVIPHKRHTQFRKPDGSLYSEQLFSTEGFSNDSSLLYHCHPPTEIIHTDPAINVMPRVAEEKMLQHRSFEGFDLVPEPDYLNSRKPVLVNNDCHIVLAAPVESMTAYFFKNADADEMIFIHEGSGQLTTQYGIIEFIYGDYLVIPRGTIYQISFNDPNNRLFIVESFSPIRYPKRYLSKNGQLLEHSPYCERDIRVPKQLLTIDEAGDFLIKTKKKGMLYGLHYAHHPFDVVGWDGCCYPFAFSIHDFEPVTGRVHQPPPVHQTFEANNFVVCSFVPRLYDYHPDAIPAPYNHSNIDSDEVLYYVDGDFMSRKNVTRGMITLHPAGIPHGPHPGAVQKSIGKKETGELAVMVDTFHPLQLTVEALEIENKGYTMSWAE, via the coding sequence ATGCCACATTACCATAGTTTGGGTGTGATCCCGCATAAGCGCCATACCCAGTTCAGGAAACCGGATGGGTCCCTGTATTCAGAACAACTATTCAGTACAGAAGGGTTTTCCAATGATTCCTCCCTGCTTTACCATTGCCATCCGCCTACGGAGATCATCCATACCGACCCCGCGATTAATGTTATGCCCAGGGTGGCAGAGGAGAAAATGTTACAGCACCGCAGCTTTGAAGGATTTGACCTGGTGCCGGAGCCCGATTACCTCAACAGCCGGAAGCCGGTTCTGGTGAATAATGATTGCCATATCGTACTGGCTGCCCCGGTCGAAAGCATGACCGCATATTTTTTTAAGAATGCAGATGCCGATGAAATGATCTTCATCCATGAGGGTAGTGGTCAATTGACCACCCAATACGGGATAATTGAATTTATCTATGGTGATTACCTGGTGATACCCCGCGGCACCATCTATCAGATCAGTTTCAATGACCCGAATAACAGGTTATTCATTGTAGAATCATTCAGCCCGATCCGTTACCCAAAGCGGTACCTGAGCAAAAATGGACAGTTACTTGAACATTCACCTTATTGCGAGCGGGACATCCGGGTGCCAAAACAATTGCTGACCATCGATGAGGCCGGTGATTTCCTGATCAAAACAAAAAAGAAGGGGATGCTGTATGGCCTGCATTATGCACACCATCCCTTTGATGTGGTTGGCTGGGATGGCTGTTGTTATCCATTCGCTTTCAGTATCCATGATTTCGAACCGGTCACCGGCCGGGTGCACCAGCCACCGCCAGTCCACCAGACATTTGAAGCCAATAACTTCGTGGTCTGTTCTTTTGTTCCGCGCTTGTATGATTACCATCCCGATGCCATCCCGGCACCCTATAACCATAGCAATATCGACAGCGATGAAGTGTTGTATTATGTGGATGGCGATTTCATGAGCCGGAAGAATGTGACCCGTGGTATGATCACCCTGCACCCGGCGGGTATTCCCCATGGTCCGCATCCGGGTGCCGTGCAGAAAAGTATTGGAAAAAAAGAGACCGGGGAACTTGCGGTGATGGTAGATACATTCCATCCCTTACAGTTAACCGTGGAAGCCCTGGAAATAGAGAACAAGGGCTATACCATGAGTTGGGCGGAATAG
- the rplQ gene encoding 50S ribosomal protein L17 — protein MRHGDKQNNLGRKKAHREALLANLTINLIEHKHIVTTLAKAKALRVYAEPLITKAKSNDTHNRRVVFSYLQNKEAVAELFGPIAEKIAGRPGGYTRIIKLGARVGDNAEQALIELVDFNEVYGKTAETKAEPAKRTRRGGKKAATETPAAPAPAAEEKAAE, from the coding sequence ATGCGTCACGGAGACAAACAAAACAACCTGGGCCGTAAAAAAGCCCACCGCGAGGCCCTCCTCGCCAACCTTACGATCAACCTGATCGAGCACAAACACATCGTTACTACTTTGGCTAAAGCTAAAGCTTTGCGCGTGTATGCCGAGCCACTGATCACCAAGGCAAAATCTAATGACACCCATAACCGCAGGGTGGTATTCAGCTACCTCCAGAACAAAGAAGCCGTTGCAGAACTCTTCGGACCAATTGCCGAGAAAATTGCAGGCCGTCCCGGTGGTTATACCCGTATCATCAAACTTGGCGCCCGTGTTGGTGACAATGCTGAACAAGCCCTGATCGAACTGGTTGACTTCAACGAAGTGTACGGAAAAACAGCTGAAACTAAAGCTGAACCTGCTAAGAGGACCCGTCGTGGTGGTAAAAAAGCCGCAACAGAGACTCCGGCAGCACCTGCCCCAGCCGCTGAAGAAAAAGCAGCAGAATAA
- the aroQ gene encoding type II 3-dehydroquinate dehydratase — translation MTIAIINGPNLNLLGKREPGVYGSKDFESYLEEMRLLFPGVELIYFQSNVEGELINELQRVGFTVSGIVMNPGGYTHTSVAIGDAIAAIQAPVVEVHISNIHAREEFRHISHVSAKAAGTICGLGLTGYELAIRFLLHRLA, via the coding sequence ATGACCATTGCTATCATCAACGGACCAAACCTTAATCTGCTGGGAAAGCGGGAACCCGGAGTTTACGGATCAAAGGATTTTGAGTCTTACCTGGAAGAAATGCGCTTGCTGTTCCCTGGTGTAGAACTTATTTACTTTCAATCCAATGTTGAAGGTGAACTCATCAATGAGCTCCAGCGGGTGGGCTTTACCGTTAGTGGCATTGTTATGAACCCGGGTGGTTATACCCATACCTCGGTAGCCATTGGAGATGCCATTGCTGCTATTCAGGCACCCGTTGTGGAAGTGCATATCAGTAATATTCATGCCCGGGAAGAATTCCGCCATATTTCACATGTATCCGCAAAGGCAGCGGGTACCATATGCGGGCTTGGACTAACCGGATATGAACTGGCTATTCGCTTTTTATTACATCGGCTGGCTTAG
- a CDS encoding metallophosphoesterase family protein, with protein sequence MTKIGLIADTHGWLDEKVFGHFRTCQEIWHAGDFGNIGIAQELADQCKVPVRGVYGNIDGYDVRSVIPEELAFTCEGVKVFMKHIGGYPGRYAPGVKQKLVSEKARLFISGHSHILKVQFDKDLQCLHMNPGAAGKQGWHKVRTIIRFVIDGTNMKDCEVIELGKR encoded by the coding sequence ATGACAAAAATCGGATTGATTGCAGATACTCATGGCTGGCTGGATGAAAAGGTATTCGGGCATTTCAGGACCTGCCAGGAGATCTGGCATGCTGGTGATTTTGGCAATATTGGCATCGCCCAGGAATTGGCCGACCAGTGCAAGGTGCCGGTTCGCGGTGTTTATGGAAATATCGATGGGTATGATGTCCGAAGTGTAATTCCCGAGGAACTGGCCTTCACCTGCGAAGGCGTGAAAGTATTTATGAAACATATCGGCGGATACCCGGGCCGTTATGCGCCGGGTGTAAAGCAAAAGCTGGTTAGTGAGAAAGCCCGCCTGTTTATTTCCGGCCATTCCCATATCCTGAAAGTCCAGTTTGACAAGGATCTCCAATGCCTGCATATGAACCCCGGCGCCGCGGGCAAACAGGGCTGGCATAAGGTCCGGACCATCATCCGATTTGTGATCGATGGCACCAATATGAAGGATTGTGAAGTAATTGAGCTGGGCAAAAGGTAA
- a CDS encoding alpha/beta hydrolase, with protein sequence MRMYFLLAGMLLLASVGNASTVDTIRVYSASMKREVKSVVIAPAQTSSTKAFPVLYLLHGFGGNFALWITKVPQLKLLADKYGCIIVCPDGGYTTLYFDNPLDSSSRFETHFISELMPYVETHYPTLNERKFRAISGLSMGGFGAFFLASRHMNLFSAAGSMSGVLDLKPFSKSSPISKKVADSSCCSVNWDKFMAFNVSDSLQAGKIRLAIECGLDDYLLPVNRNVHKRLVERKIAHDYAERPGKHTWDYWKNAVEYQLLFFRKGWEAE encoded by the coding sequence ATGCGTATGTATTTCTTGTTGGCAGGAATGTTATTACTGGCATCTGTGGGCAATGCGTCGACAGTGGATACAATCAGGGTGTATAGCGCTTCCATGAAACGGGAAGTTAAATCTGTTGTTATCGCTCCGGCCCAAACATCCTCTACCAAAGCTTTTCCTGTGCTTTACCTCCTTCATGGCTTTGGGGGCAATTTTGCGTTGTGGATCACCAAAGTACCCCAGCTCAAACTACTGGCTGACAAATACGGGTGTATCATTGTCTGCCCGGATGGTGGTTATACTACCTTATATTTTGATAATCCGCTCGACAGCAGTTCACGTTTTGAAACCCATTTTATTTCAGAACTGATGCCCTATGTAGAGACCCATTACCCTACCCTGAATGAAAGAAAGTTCAGGGCTATCAGCGGATTGAGCATGGGCGGATTTGGGGCTTTTTTCCTGGCCAGCAGGCATATGAACCTGTTCAGTGCCGCAGGAAGTATGAGCGGTGTGCTTGACCTCAAGCCGTTTTCAAAAAGCAGCCCCATCAGCAAAAAAGTGGCAGATAGCAGCTGTTGCAGTGTGAACTGGGATAAATTCATGGCATTCAATGTATCGGATAGCTTACAGGCAGGTAAAATCAGGCTGGCCATCGAATGTGGCCTTGATGATTATTTATTGCCGGTTAACCGGAATGTGCACAAGCGCCTCGTAGAGCGAAAGATCGCCCACGATTATGCAGAAAGACCAGGTAAACACACATGGGATTACTGGAAAAATGCTGTGGAATACCAGCTGTTGTTTTTTCGGAAAGGCTGGGAAGCTGAGTAG
- the rpsD gene encoding 30S ribosomal protein S4, which yields MARYTGPKTKISRIFGEPILGNGKWLNKNSNPPGQHGAARKRKSLGEYALQLREKQKAKYTYGVLERQFRRTFEEAARRKGVTGENLIKLLEARLDNTVYRMGIAPSRPAARQLVSHKHIMVNGEVVNVPSFQLKAGDIITFKPSATEKTGLTSQVRGKNPKFNWVDWNETTMTGTFIAYPERESVPENIKEQLIVELYSK from the coding sequence ATGGCACGTTACACTGGTCCAAAGACCAAAATCTCGAGAATCTTCGGTGAGCCCATCCTGGGAAACGGGAAATGGCTCAACAAGAACAGCAACCCGCCCGGTCAGCATGGTGCTGCCCGTAAGCGTAAGAGCCTGGGTGAATATGCCCTGCAGCTCCGTGAAAAACAAAAAGCCAAGTACACCTACGGTGTTTTAGAGCGGCAGTTCCGCCGCACTTTTGAGGAAGCCGCACGTCGTAAAGGGGTTACCGGTGAAAACCTCATTAAGTTGCTGGAAGCCCGTTTGGATAACACTGTTTACCGTATGGGTATTGCACCTTCACGGCCTGCAGCCCGGCAGCTGGTGAGCCACAAACACATCATGGTGAATGGCGAAGTGGTGAATGTTCCCTCTTTCCAACTGAAGGCTGGTGATATCATTACTTTTAAACCAAGCGCTACTGAGAAAACCGGCTTAACCAGCCAGGTTCGCGGAAAGAACCCAAAATTCAACTGGGTTGATTGGAATGAAACCACCATGACAGGTACATTCATCGCGTATCCTGAAAGGGAAAGTGTTCCTGAAAACATCAAGGAACAACTGATCGTCGAACTGTACTCTAAGTAA
- the carA gene encoding glutamine-hydrolyzing carbamoyl-phosphate synthase small subunit: MSNAPQQQAILVLEDGSVHYGKAFGTIGTTTGELCFNTGMTGYQEVFTDPSYYGQVIIMTSVHVGNYGVKDEDIESSSVKVRGIVSRNLEEQFSRRLAQGSLDEYLKANNIVAIDGVDTRALTAKVRKEGAMNCIISSAISDITELKAILKEVPSMGGLELASKVSTEAPYELGDPNSDIRIAVLDYGVKQHILHCMVDRGAYVRVHPASAKLADLKTFNPDGYFISNGPGDPAAMPYAIQTVKDVIAENKPTFGICLGHQLLALANGIPTFKMHHGHRGLNHPVKNLQTGKCEITTQNHGFGVDPEAVKNAAHIEITHVNLNDHSIEGIRVKDKPAFSVQYHPESTPGPHDSRYLFDDFLSMIKKSKN; the protein is encoded by the coding sequence ATGTCGAACGCCCCACAACAGCAAGCTATCCTCGTACTCGAAGATGGTTCGGTTCATTATGGTAAAGCCTTTGGAACCATTGGTACAACAACTGGTGAATTGTGTTTTAATACCGGGATGACCGGTTACCAGGAAGTATTTACTGATCCCAGTTACTATGGACAGGTCATCATCATGACCAGCGTCCATGTGGGTAATTATGGCGTAAAAGATGAAGATATTGAGTCTTCATCAGTTAAAGTGCGGGGCATTGTTTCCCGCAATCTCGAAGAGCAGTTCAGTCGCCGGCTTGCCCAGGGTTCTTTGGATGAATACCTGAAAGCCAACAATATTGTGGCCATCGATGGGGTGGATACGAGAGCCCTGACCGCAAAAGTTCGAAAGGAAGGCGCTATGAACTGTATTATATCATCTGCTATCAGCGATATAACTGAATTGAAAGCTATATTGAAAGAAGTGCCTTCAATGGGGGGACTCGAACTCGCCAGTAAAGTCAGCACCGAAGCTCCCTATGAATTGGGTGATCCCAATAGCGATATCCGAATTGCCGTACTTGATTATGGGGTGAAACAGCATATCCTGCATTGTATGGTGGATCGGGGTGCCTATGTTCGTGTACATCCAGCTTCAGCAAAACTTGCCGACCTGAAAACGTTCAACCCTGATGGTTATTTTATCTCCAACGGACCTGGTGACCCGGCAGCCATGCCTTATGCGATTCAAACCGTTAAAGATGTTATCGCTGAAAATAAGCCCACCTTTGGAATATGCCTGGGCCACCAGTTATTGGCGCTGGCTAATGGTATCCCAACGTTTAAAATGCACCACGGACATCGTGGCCTCAATCATCCTGTAAAGAACCTGCAAACGGGGAAATGCGAGATCACCACCCAAAACCATGGTTTTGGCGTTGATCCGGAAGCTGTAAAAAATGCAGCCCATATTGAGATAACGCACGTGAACCTCAATGACCATTCCATTGAAGGCATCAGGGTGAAAGATAAGCCTGCCTTCTCTGTGCAATACCATCCGGAAAGCACACCAGGTCCGCACGATAGCCGCTACCTCTTCGATGACTTCCTGTCTATGATCAAAAAAAGTAAAAACTAA